From Streptomyces sp. NBC_00775, one genomic window encodes:
- a CDS encoding glycosyltransferase yields the protein MTHVINSRTDAREGDHPEDPGVQDPGVQDLGGGAHGDGAAPRLTVLVPTRNEQESVPLLLARLSPAVAPLGAEILFVDDSDDGTVEEIAALAPGSRVPVRVLHRPPGLRGGGLSGAVVAGTRVARGDWVLVMDGDLQHPPGAAALLARTAMREGVDIAVGTRYAGTGQSEGLAGAGRQATSSTATRLVKAAFPRRLATVSDPLSGLFAFRKDAVDTDRLRPVGFKILLEILVRHPAARVAEVAYTFAPREAGRSKASLREGIAFVRHVGRLRRGVAGGQRQLLRMSAFGAVGLSGVAVNTAALWLFFDLLGVHHLVGAALATQFSTAWNFVLTDAAVYRGRQRKGTWYGRAGRFFAMNNLLLVARLPLLQWLVLAGMGVLTANALSLVLLFVLRFLISDRMIYRGGEKKVQWRDPVRMLVDPDAESAAEAPSRKRSVYLPYRYDVAGTVTIGSQIRLPELEFFRAQWIPDAEVDIAVRVGDVGRRMPRRRAALTEDRGESAALRYEEHLGRFGANFRVRLGPPITVEVGPLLARSPHVVYTNVVEALLRFVLISRGRMLLHSACVELDGHGVMLSALTDTGKTATVLRLLREHGGRFLSDDMTVVDATGRAVCFPKPLTISAHTLRAVHAEDLTKKEWRRLNLQSRLHSKGGRSIALMLARFNLPIMGINAITQILVPPPKYSVDRLVPCRLGSSVEVKDLFVIERGTPSLYDLDGTEALERMLVNTEDAYGFPPYRYLAPALRIGGLDHAELRALEREILAGFLSGVRTRVLASDCFGWADEIPRLLAGERDTARVEEEPHTAQVRVDAWPRWGLMPGAAA from the coding sequence ATGACGCATGTCATCAATTCCCGTACGGATGCCCGCGAGGGGGACCATCCGGAGGATCCAGGTGTCCAGGATCCCGGTGTCCAGGATCTCGGCGGGGGCGCACACGGCGACGGTGCCGCGCCCCGGCTGACCGTCCTGGTGCCCACGCGCAATGAGCAGGAGAGCGTTCCGCTGCTCCTGGCCCGGCTCTCGCCCGCGGTCGCGCCGCTCGGCGCGGAGATCCTGTTCGTGGACGACAGCGACGACGGCACGGTCGAGGAGATCGCGGCCCTCGCACCGGGCAGCCGGGTCCCGGTCCGCGTGCTGCACCGTCCGCCAGGTCTGCGCGGCGGGGGCCTGTCGGGTGCGGTGGTCGCCGGCACCCGGGTCGCGCGCGGCGACTGGGTCCTCGTCATGGACGGGGATCTGCAGCATCCGCCGGGGGCCGCCGCGCTGCTGGCCAGGACGGCGATGCGGGAGGGCGTCGACATCGCCGTCGGCACCCGGTACGCCGGTACCGGTCAGTCCGAGGGGCTCGCGGGCGCCGGCCGGCAGGCGACCTCGTCGACCGCGACGCGTCTGGTCAAGGCGGCGTTCCCGCGTCGGCTCGCCACCGTCAGCGATCCGCTCAGCGGACTGTTCGCCTTCCGCAAGGACGCGGTCGACACCGACCGGCTGCGGCCCGTCGGCTTCAAGATCCTGCTGGAGATCCTGGTGCGGCACCCGGCGGCCCGGGTCGCCGAGGTCGCGTACACCTTCGCGCCCCGCGAGGCGGGCCGCTCCAAGGCGTCGCTCCGGGAAGGGATCGCGTTCGTACGGCATGTCGGGCGGCTGCGCCGTGGAGTGGCGGGCGGGCAGCGGCAGTTGCTGCGGATGAGCGCGTTCGGAGCGGTCGGTCTGTCCGGGGTCGCGGTCAACACGGCTGCACTGTGGCTCTTCTTCGATCTGCTCGGCGTCCATCACCTGGTCGGCGCGGCTCTCGCCACGCAGTTCTCCACCGCCTGGAACTTCGTCCTCACCGATGCCGCCGTGTACCGCGGGCGGCAGCGGAAGGGCACCTGGTACGGGCGCGCGGGCCGGTTCTTCGCGATGAACAACCTGCTGCTCGTCGCCCGGCTGCCGCTGCTCCAATGGCTCGTGCTCGCGGGCATGGGCGTGCTCACCGCCAACGCCCTCAGCCTCGTACTCCTCTTCGTGCTCCGCTTCCTGATCAGCGATCGCATGATCTACCGGGGTGGCGAGAAGAAGGTCCAATGGCGGGATCCCGTACGGATGTTGGTGGATCCGGACGCGGAGAGCGCCGCTGAGGCACCCAGCCGCAAGCGGTCCGTGTACCTCCCCTACCGGTACGACGTCGCCGGTACCGTCACCATCGGATCCCAGATCCGGCTGCCCGAGCTGGAGTTCTTCCGCGCCCAGTGGATCCCGGACGCGGAGGTCGACATCGCGGTACGCGTCGGTGACGTCGGCCGGCGCATGCCCCGGCGGCGCGCGGCGCTCACCGAGGACCGCGGCGAGTCGGCCGCACTGCGCTACGAGGAGCACCTGGGCCGGTTCGGCGCCAACTTCCGCGTACGGCTGGGTCCACCGATCACCGTAGAGGTAGGTCCGCTGCTCGCGCGCTCCCCGCACGTCGTCTACACGAACGTAGTCGAAGCGCTGCTGCGGTTTGTGCTCATCTCGCGCGGGCGGATGCTGCTGCACTCGGCCTGTGTCGAACTCGACGGCCACGGTGTGATGTTGTCCGCGCTCACCGACACCGGCAAGACCGCGACCGTACTGCGGCTGCTGCGCGAGCACGGCGGGCGGTTCCTGTCGGACGACATGACCGTGGTGGACGCCACGGGCCGGGCGGTGTGCTTCCCGAAGCCGCTCACCATCAGCGCGCACACCCTGCGTGCCGTGCACGCCGAGGATCTGACGAAGAAGGAGTGGCGCCGGCTCAACCTCCAGTCGCGGCTGCACTCCAAGGGCGGCCGGTCGATCGCGCTGATGCTGGCCCGCTTCAATCTGCCGATCATGGGCATCAACGCGATCACGCAGATCCTGGTGCCGCCGCCGAAGTACAGCGTCGACCGGCTCGTGCCCTGCCGGCTCGGGTCGAGCGTCGAGGTGAAGGACCTCTTCGTCATCGAGCGGGGTACGCCGTCCCTGTACGACCTCGACGGCACCGAGGCGTTGGAGCGGATGCTCGTCAACACGGAGGACGCGTACGGTTTTCCGCCGTACCGCTATCTGGCGCCCGCGCTGCGTATCGGCGGCCTCGACCACGCCGAACTGCGCGCCCTCGAACGGGAGATCCTCGCCGGGTTCCTCTCCGGTGTCCGCACCCGGGTCCTCGCGTCGGACTGCTTCGGCTGGGCGGACGAGATCCCGCGGCTGCTGGCCGGCGAGCGGGACACCGCGCGCGTTGAGGAGGAGCCGCACACCGCACAGGTGCGGGTCGACGCGTGGCCTCGCTGGGGGCTCATGCCCGGCGCCGCCGCATGA
- a CDS encoding ArnT family glycosyltransferase yields MTERSMLPSGAPRTTPAPAPSGAGVSLRRAVPLAAVLLVAAFLRLYRLTDTGFNSDEAVYTGTSASLAGDGRLGSLFPVFRAHPVLFQSLVSLALRVHESDWAARAVPALLGVVTVAMTYGLGRRLYGRRAALVAALLLAVMPYHVVVSRQVLLDAPMTLCATGALYCVVRYAESPAPRWLLAAGGMLGLTVLAKETSIVFLGSLYAFFALTPAVRTRWRHLLPALAAIAVVAVAHPLSQALAGHSKAGGNYLLWQIFRRANHPYYFYAREVPWAVGPLVVVAAVAGLVWLRRENTWRERLLVCWVAVPALFFTVWPVKGFQYLLPAAPVFALLAGRTLTSFPRVVRAQRVAAAAAVCLVVVSLTVPSWLRTAPLTGTRFLAGTGGLPGGREAGLWVRTNAPEGARLLAIGPSMANVVQYYGLRPVSALSVSPDPARRNPSYRAVENPDRALRDGRFQYLVWDAYTARRTPFFTAKFQELVGRYHGDAVFTARNTDGVRVVIVYRVRVS; encoded by the coding sequence ATGACCGAACGGTCCATGCTCCCCTCGGGGGCACCCCGCACCACCCCGGCGCCGGCCCCCTCCGGCGCCGGGGTGTCCCTGCGGCGGGCGGTACCCCTGGCCGCGGTGCTGCTCGTCGCGGCGTTTCTGCGCCTGTACCGGCTGACGGACACCGGGTTCAACAGCGACGAGGCGGTGTACACGGGCACGTCGGCCTCGCTCGCCGGAGACGGCCGACTTGGCTCGCTCTTCCCAGTGTTCAGGGCGCACCCCGTGCTCTTCCAGTCGCTGGTGTCGCTGGCGCTGCGGGTGCACGAGAGCGACTGGGCGGCGCGCGCGGTCCCGGCGCTGCTCGGCGTGGTGACGGTCGCGATGACGTACGGTCTTGGCCGCCGGCTGTACGGGCGGCGGGCCGCGCTGGTGGCCGCGCTGCTGCTCGCGGTGATGCCGTACCACGTCGTCGTGAGCCGTCAGGTGCTGCTCGACGCGCCGATGACGCTGTGCGCGACCGGTGCGCTGTACTGCGTCGTGCGCTACGCCGAATCGCCCGCGCCGCGCTGGCTGTTGGCCGCGGGCGGCATGCTCGGGCTCACGGTGCTCGCCAAGGAGACGTCGATCGTCTTCCTCGGTTCGCTCTACGCCTTCTTCGCGCTCACCCCGGCCGTGCGCACCCGCTGGCGGCATCTGCTGCCCGCGCTGGCGGCGATCGCGGTGGTGGCGGTGGCGCATCCGCTGTCGCAGGCGCTGGCCGGGCACTCGAAGGCGGGCGGGAACTATCTGCTGTGGCAGATTTTCCGCCGCGCCAACCACCCCTACTACTTCTACGCGCGCGAAGTCCCCTGGGCGGTGGGCCCGTTGGTGGTCGTCGCCGCCGTCGCCGGGCTGGTGTGGCTACGGCGGGAGAACACCTGGAGGGAGCGGCTGCTGGTGTGCTGGGTGGCCGTGCCCGCGCTGTTCTTCACGGTCTGGCCGGTGAAGGGCTTCCAGTATCTGCTGCCCGCCGCGCCCGTCTTCGCGCTGCTGGCAGGGCGCACGCTCACCTCGTTCCCGCGCGTGGTGCGCGCCCAGCGCGTCGCCGCCGCTGCCGCCGTCTGTCTGGTGGTCGTCTCCCTCACCGTTCCGTCCTGGCTGCGGACCGCGCCGCTGACCGGCACCCGGTTCCTGGCCGGGACCGGCGGGCTGCCGGGCGGGCGCGAGGCGGGGCTGTGGGTGCGGACGAACGCGCCGGAGGGTGCGCGGCTGCTGGCCATCGGCCCTTCGATGGCGAACGTGGTGCAGTACTACGGGCTGCGGCCCGTCTCCGCCCTGTCCGTCTCGCCCGATCCGGCGCGCCGCAACCCCAGCTACCGGGCCGTCGAGAACCCGGACCGCGCCCTGCGGGACGGCCGCTTCCAGTACCTGGTGTGGGACGCGTACACCGCCCGGCGTACCCCCTTCTTCACCGCCAAGTTCCAGGAACTGGTGGGTCGTTACCACGGGGACGCGGTGTTCACCGCGCGGAACACGGACGGGGTGCGGGTCGTGATCGTCTACCGGGTGAGGGTGTCATGA
- a CDS encoding aldehyde dehydrogenase family protein: protein MTTTLNPTHLVVKSGTSWTDAWQRCLTVAPEAFRDDRVLNLWGAAWQADGRALPATSPVDGSPIAGPPRLDGATAQQAVRASLDQHRAWRHVPLAERRARVAATLDALTEYRELLALLLVWEIGKPWRLAQADVDRAIDGVRWYVDGIESMVDGRAPLDGPVSNIASWNYPMSVLVHAMLVQALAGNAVIAKTPTDGGVACLTLAAALAAREGIPVTLVSGSGRELSQALVRAPEIGCVSFVGGRDTGAAVATAVADLGKRHVLEQEGLNTWGIWNHTDWDALTAVIPKLFDYGKQRCTAYPRFVVQRELFDEFLAAYLPAVRTLRVGHPLAVEHPDDPYPVLDFGPVINAAKAKELHDQVAEAIDRGAVPLHRGKLSDARFLPGQDTAAYVQPVTILNPPPSSPLHHAEPFGPVDTIVLVDTEAELLAAMNASNGALVATLSTDDESTYDRLAPQIRAFKVGHGKPRSRGDRDELFGGFGASWSGAFVGGELLVRAVTQGPAGERLPGNFPDYHLMP from the coding sequence ATGACCACCACCCTCAACCCCACCCACCTCGTCGTGAAGTCCGGTACCTCCTGGACCGACGCCTGGCAGCGGTGCCTCACCGTCGCCCCCGAGGCGTTCCGTGACGACCGTGTCCTCAACCTCTGGGGCGCCGCCTGGCAGGCGGACGGCCGGGCGCTGCCCGCCACCAGCCCCGTCGACGGCAGCCCCATCGCGGGCCCGCCGCGGCTGGACGGCGCCACCGCCCAGCAGGCCGTGCGCGCCTCGCTCGACCAGCACCGCGCCTGGCGCCATGTGCCGCTCGCGGAACGCCGTGCCCGCGTGGCGGCCACCCTCGACGCCCTCACCGAGTACCGCGAACTGCTCGCCCTCCTTCTGGTCTGGGAGATCGGCAAGCCCTGGAGGCTCGCGCAGGCCGATGTGGACCGGGCGATCGACGGCGTGCGCTGGTACGTCGACGGCATCGAGTCCATGGTGGACGGCCGGGCTCCGCTCGACGGACCCGTGTCCAACATCGCGAGCTGGAACTACCCGATGAGCGTGCTCGTTCACGCCATGCTGGTACAGGCATTGGCAGGCAACGCGGTCATCGCCAAGACCCCGACCGACGGCGGTGTCGCCTGCCTCACCCTGGCCGCCGCGCTCGCCGCGCGCGAAGGGATCCCCGTCACCCTCGTCAGCGGCAGCGGCCGCGAGCTCTCGCAGGCGCTCGTCCGCGCCCCCGAGATCGGCTGCGTCTCGTTCGTCGGCGGCCGGGACACGGGCGCCGCGGTGGCCACCGCCGTCGCCGACCTCGGCAAGCGGCATGTACTCGAACAGGAGGGACTCAACACCTGGGGCATCTGGAACCACACGGACTGGGACGCGCTCACGGCGGTCATCCCCAAGCTCTTCGACTACGGCAAGCAGCGCTGCACGGCCTATCCGCGCTTCGTCGTCCAGCGTGAGCTGTTCGACGAGTTCCTCGCCGCGTACCTGCCGGCCGTCCGCACCCTGCGGGTCGGTCACCCGCTCGCGGTCGAGCACCCCGACGACCCGTACCCCGTGCTGGACTTCGGCCCTGTCATCAACGCGGCCAAGGCCAAGGAGCTGCACGACCAGGTCGCCGAGGCCATCGACCGGGGCGCCGTCCCGCTGCACCGCGGCAAGCTGTCCGACGCACGCTTCCTGCCCGGACAGGACACGGCGGCGTACGTCCAGCCCGTCACGATCCTCAATCCGCCGCCGTCCTCACCGCTGCACCACGCGGAGCCCTTCGGCCCGGTCGACACCATCGTCCTGGTCGACACCGAGGCCGAGCTGCTCGCCGCGATGAACGCGTCGAACGGCGCGCTCGTCGCCACGCTGTCCACGGACGACGAGTCGACGTACGACCGGCTCGCCCCGCAGATCCGCGCGTTCAAGGTCGGCCACGGCAAGCCCCGCTCCCGCGGTGACCGCGACGAACTCTTCGGCGGCTTCGGGGCGTCGTGGAGCGGTGCGTTCGTCGGTGGGGAACTGCTGGTGCGCGCGGTGACGCAGGGGCCGGCGGGGGAGCGGCTGCCCGGCAACTTCCCGGACTATCACCTCATGCCGTGA
- a CDS encoding alkaline phosphatase family protein, whose translation MIPRIRAVFAAMLLLLLTGSGTASASGTGAVSASTPSTRTPIEHFVYLMQGDRTFDHYFGTYPGAEGLPARARQAIDPKHPGDGLVAPYPLHDAAPVSPGAGPRLVQQQYNGGRMDSFVAAFERQGRDGRVAMGHYDRRDLPFYWNAADRYELFDHYFASSLDGTRANRAQWVTGGPDLSGATVFDRLEEAGVSWKFYVQNYDPEKTYRTTSPTDPATQTVRVPLLDVPRFVDDPKLNSHIADLSEYYRDLERGTLPAVAYIASSGAGERSARSIPAGQRLVRQLTSQLMVSQYWSSSALLWSYDGSGGWYDHVKPPAGRGLRVPALLVSPYTARGQVQHGRYEAASALRFVEENWGLRKLGGRTTEVRSLAAAFDFRSPPRRAELIPDDAREAALPVAHRPSPTPVYAVYGGASALVALLLWGAVRPKWRTS comes from the coding sequence ATGATCCCCCGGATCAGGGCGGTGTTCGCCGCGATGCTCCTGCTGCTCCTCACGGGAAGCGGCACGGCATCGGCATCCGGGACCGGGGCGGTTTCGGCGTCAACTCCGTCCACTCGTACGCCGATTGAGCACTTCGTCTACCTCATGCAGGGCGACCGCACCTTCGACCACTACTTCGGCACGTATCCGGGAGCCGAAGGGCTGCCCGCGCGAGCCCGTCAGGCGATCGATCCGAAGCATCCGGGCGACGGCCTGGTGGCGCCCTATCCGCTGCACGACGCGGCACCCGTGTCGCCCGGCGCCGGGCCCCGTCTGGTCCAACAGCAGTACAACGGGGGACGGATGGACTCCTTCGTCGCCGCCTTCGAGCGGCAGGGCCGGGACGGGCGGGTGGCGATGGGCCACTACGACCGCCGGGACCTGCCCTTCTACTGGAACGCGGCGGACCGCTACGAACTCTTCGACCACTACTTCGCGTCCTCGCTCGACGGCACCCGCGCCAACCGCGCCCAGTGGGTGACCGGCGGTCCCGATCTCAGCGGGGCGACCGTCTTCGACCGGCTCGAAGAAGCCGGCGTCAGCTGGAAGTTCTACGTCCAGAACTACGACCCGGAGAAGACCTACCGCACCACCTCTCCCACCGACCCGGCAACGCAGACGGTGCGCGTGCCCCTCCTCGACGTCCCGCGTTTCGTCGACGACCCGAAACTCAACTCCCACATCGCCGATCTCAGCGAGTACTACCGGGACCTGGAGCGCGGAACACTGCCCGCGGTCGCGTACATCGCGTCGTCGGGCGCGGGCGAGCGGTCCGCGCGGTCGATCCCCGCCGGGCAGCGGCTGGTGCGCCAACTGACCTCCCAGTTGATGGTCAGTCAGTACTGGAGCTCCTCAGCCCTGTTGTGGTCGTACGACGGATCCGGCGGCTGGTACGACCATGTGAAGCCGCCGGCCGGACGCGGGCTGCGGGTGCCCGCGCTGCTGGTCAGCCCGTACACGGCGCGCGGCCAGGTGCAGCACGGCCGGTACGAGGCAGCGAGCGCCCTGCGGTTCGTGGAGGAGAACTGGGGACTGCGGAAGCTCGGTGGGCGGACCACCGAAGTGCGCAGCCTGGCCGCCGCCTTCGACTTCCGGTCGCCGCCGCGCCGGGCCGAACTCATCCCCGACGACGCGCGGGAGGCCGCCCTGCCCGTGGCCCACCGGCCCTCGCCCACACCCGTGTACGCGGTGTACGGCGGAGCCTCGGCCCTGGTGGCGCTCCTGCTGTGGGGGGCGGTGCGGCCCAAGTGGCGTACATCATGA
- the sucD gene encoding succinate--CoA ligase subunit alpha — MAIFLTQKSKVLVQGMTGGEGMKHTRRMLAAGTDVVGGVNPRKAGQTVGFDVPQSLTGRGGAPIAVPVFGSVREGMAATGADVSVVFVPPAFARAAVMEAVDAGIELAVVITEGIPVHDSVAFHAYAASKGTRIIGPNCPGLITPGQSNAGIIPADITKPGRIGLVSKSGTLTYQLMYELRDIGFSTCVGIGGDPVVGTTHIDCLAAFQDDPDTELIVLIGEIGGDAEERAAVFIRDHVTKPVVGYIAGFTAPEGKTMGHAGAIVSGSSGTAQAKQKALEAVGVRVGGTPSETARLVLAQLETERDVTHS, encoded by the coding sequence ATGGCCATCTTTCTCACCCAGAAGTCCAAGGTCCTCGTCCAGGGCATGACCGGCGGCGAGGGTATGAAGCACACCCGGCGCATGCTGGCGGCCGGCACGGACGTCGTCGGCGGCGTCAACCCACGCAAGGCGGGCCAGACCGTCGGCTTCGACGTCCCCCAGAGCCTGACCGGCCGGGGAGGTGCCCCCATCGCCGTGCCCGTCTTCGGATCGGTGCGCGAAGGCATGGCGGCGACCGGCGCGGACGTGAGCGTCGTCTTCGTGCCGCCCGCCTTCGCCAGAGCGGCCGTGATGGAGGCCGTCGACGCGGGCATCGAACTCGCCGTCGTCATCACCGAGGGCATCCCCGTCCACGACTCCGTCGCCTTCCACGCGTACGCCGCCTCGAAGGGCACCCGGATCATCGGCCCCAACTGCCCGGGCCTGATCACCCCGGGCCAGTCGAACGCGGGCATCATCCCCGCCGACATCACCAAGCCGGGACGCATCGGCCTGGTGTCCAAGTCCGGCACGCTCACCTACCAACTCATGTACGAACTTCGTGACATCGGCTTCTCGACATGCGTAGGCATCGGTGGTGACCCCGTCGTCGGCACCACCCACATCGACTGCCTGGCAGCCTTCCAGGACGACCCCGACACCGAACTGATCGTTCTCATCGGGGAGATCGGCGGCGACGCCGAGGAGCGGGCGGCCGTGTTCATCCGCGACCACGTCACCAAGCCCGTCGTCGGCTACATCGCCGGATTCACCGCGCCCGAGGGCAAGACCATGGGACACGCGGGCGCCATCGTCTCCGGCTCGTCGGGCACCGCCCAGGCGAAGCAGAAGGCCCTGGAGGCGGTCGGGGTGCGCGTGGGCGGCACACCGAGCGAGACGGCGCGGCTGGTGCTGGCCCAGCTGGAAACGGAGCGTGACGTCACTCATAGTTAA
- a CDS encoding ANTAR domain-containing response regulator, with product MPSDETASLPEAPTGAPGGAPPFPARDHEVTLMDAMRAVLAMIDDLEALRTENRQLKEALEGRALIERAKGILMARRGCDEATAFRMLVAVSRKQHRKVRAVAADFAEGAGTGGVDSGVHPLT from the coding sequence ATGCCTTCCGACGAAACAGCATCCCTGCCGGAAGCCCCCACCGGTGCGCCCGGGGGTGCGCCGCCCTTCCCCGCGCGGGACCACGAGGTCACCTTGATGGACGCGATGCGCGCGGTCCTCGCCATGATCGACGACCTGGAGGCCCTGAGAACCGAGAACCGCCAGCTCAAGGAGGCCCTTGAGGGCCGCGCCCTGATCGAACGCGCGAAGGGCATCCTCATGGCCCGCCGCGGCTGCGATGAGGCGACCGCGTTCCGCATGCTCGTCGCCGTCTCCCGCAAGCAGCACCGCAAGGTGCGCGCGGTGGCGGCGGACTTCGCGGAGGGGGCCGGGACCGGTGGGGTGGATTCGGGGGTGCATCCCCTGACGTGA
- a CDS encoding endo-1,3-alpha-glucanase family glycosylhydrolase yields the protein MRRAALVVVLALVVAGLLPAPAPASEVRGGRAPLLAYYYQWFERSSWQRAKTDYPRLGRYSSDDASVIRTHIAWARSAGIDGFVVSWKSTAVNNRRLELLLAEARAQDFKVAVIYQGLDFHHRPLATARVAADFRLLRDRYARDPAFFRLGGKPLTVFSGTWGYATTDIARITGPVRSRLTVLGTEKNPEGCRRLARVTDGDAYYWSSVNPDTNDRHETKLRAMAGAVHGAGGYWMAPFAPGFDARKVGGTKSVPRDGGRTLRVEYAAAETSGPDVLGLISWNEFSENSHVEPSVEHGTQALDELRRLRGVPASAAPSVPPASSGSVRHQRLGYWPGLLRIAGCAALLVGAVAGLARLRSVRTRKERRT from the coding sequence GTGAGACGAGCGGCGCTGGTGGTGGTCCTGGCCCTGGTGGTGGCCGGGCTGCTGCCGGCGCCCGCCCCGGCCTCGGAGGTACGCGGGGGCCGGGCGCCGCTTCTCGCGTACTACTACCAGTGGTTCGAGCGCTCGTCCTGGCAGCGGGCGAAGACCGACTACCCGCGCCTGGGCCGGTATTCGAGCGACGACGCCTCCGTGATCCGAACGCATATCGCATGGGCGCGGTCGGCCGGAATCGACGGTTTCGTGGTGAGCTGGAAATCCACTGCCGTCAACAACCGCCGGCTGGAGCTGCTGTTGGCCGAGGCCCGGGCGCAGGACTTCAAGGTCGCGGTGATCTACCAGGGCCTCGACTTCCACCACCGCCCGCTGGCGACGGCCCGTGTCGCCGCCGACTTCCGGCTCCTGCGCGACCGTTACGCGCGGGATCCGGCCTTTTTCCGCCTCGGCGGCAAGCCGCTCACCGTGTTCAGCGGGACCTGGGGGTACGCGACGACGGACATCGCGCGGATCACCGGGCCGGTGCGGTCGCGGCTGACCGTCCTCGGCACCGAGAAGAACCCGGAGGGCTGCCGCAGGCTGGCGCGGGTCACCGACGGGGACGCGTACTACTGGTCGTCGGTGAACCCCGACACCAACGACCGGCATGAGACGAAGCTGCGCGCCATGGCCGGGGCCGTGCACGGGGCGGGCGGCTACTGGATGGCGCCGTTCGCGCCCGGTTTCGACGCGCGGAAGGTGGGCGGCACCAAGTCGGTGCCGCGCGACGGGGGGCGGACGCTGCGGGTCGAGTACGCGGCCGCCGAGACCTCGGGCCCGGATGTGCTCGGGTTGATCAGCTGGAACGAGTTCAGTGAGAACTCGCATGTGGAGCCATCGGTGGAGCACGGCACGCAGGCCCTCGACGAGCTGCGCCGGCTGCGCGGTGTGCCTGCCTCCGCCGCGCCGTCCGTTCCACCCGCCTCCTCGGGGAGCGTCCGGCACCAACGCCTCGGCTACTGGCCGGGGTTGCTGCGCATCGCCGGATGCGCCGCGCTGCTGGTGGGCGCGGTGGCGGGGCTCGCCCGGCTGCGGAGTGTCAGAACGAGAAAGGAAAGAAGAACATGA
- a CDS encoding metallophosphoesterase family protein yields MSRSSLSGSPAGSTAGSPRGSLSRRARLAALALVLGAGAALSFTAPAHADLPGADAQLTRAPYLSDATTTSVQVNWATTTQSRGSVRYGPLGDCAAQTATSASLGSPITVGSTREYANSVTLTGLSASTGFCYRVYTASGTDLLGTLATPGFTTPDSASSTAPFTFAVLGDTGETTNSGVDDGSVNVNQANVMSRIGSSGARFVLQTGDNTHPGTSQTQYGDLNQTGPDVSSWFGPSYWAQPGMRIPLIGTVGNHSMTATYLSVWRQPALTAASGGVFGMVDYPSYLGSNAISYPTTYYAFTTGGVRFYVLDTAWGNSNTGSATGGSCGSHCAIYEQDAHAHWQSGSAEYAWLKADLAAHPTGPKFAFFHFPLRSDSASEPSDTFLADVEQTLLDGGVDLVFNGHSHLYQRNSAGAGRIVSYVTGGGGADVHSVGENGCSATDAYGIGWSYSRNRGSACGAATAPTDDAQVYHFLKVTVDGTSVTVAPTDSLGQTFDVQTYTVTP; encoded by the coding sequence ATGAGCAGATCTTCGCTGAGCGGTTCGCCGGCCGGTTCGACGGCCGGTTCACCGCGCGGCTCGCTGAGCAGAAGGGCGCGTCTCGCCGCGCTCGCCCTCGTGCTGGGGGCGGGCGCGGCGCTGTCGTTCACGGCTCCCGCGCACGCCGATCTCCCTGGCGCCGACGCGCAGTTGACGCGGGCGCCGTACCTCTCGGACGCCACGACGACCTCCGTTCAGGTCAACTGGGCCACCACGACGCAGAGTCGGGGTTCAGTCCGCTATGGACCGCTCGGTGACTGCGCGGCCCAGACGGCGACTTCGGCGTCTCTGGGCAGTCCGATCACCGTCGGGTCGACCCGCGAGTACGCGAACTCGGTGACACTGACGGGGCTGAGCGCGAGCACCGGATTCTGCTACCGCGTCTACACCGCCTCGGGGACGGATCTCCTCGGCACCCTGGCCACCCCGGGCTTCACCACCCCCGACTCCGCGTCCTCGACCGCGCCCTTCACCTTCGCGGTGCTCGGAGACACCGGTGAGACCACGAACAGCGGTGTCGACGACGGCTCGGTGAACGTGAACCAGGCGAACGTGATGAGCCGGATCGGGTCGAGCGGCGCGCGCTTCGTCCTGCAGACCGGTGACAACACCCATCCGGGTACCTCGCAGACGCAGTACGGCGACCTCAACCAGACCGGCCCCGACGTGAGTTCGTGGTTCGGGCCGTCGTACTGGGCCCAGCCCGGCATGCGTATCCCGCTCATCGGCACGGTCGGCAACCACAGCATGACGGCCACCTATCTGTCCGTGTGGAGGCAGCCGGCGCTGACGGCCGCGTCGGGCGGCGTGTTCGGGATGGTCGACTACCCGTCCTACCTCGGCTCGAACGCGATCAGCTATCCGACGACGTACTACGCGTTCACGACCGGCGGTGTCCGCTTCTACGTCCTCGACACGGCATGGGGGAACTCCAACACCGGTTCGGCGACGGGAGGTTCGTGCGGTTCGCACTGCGCGATCTACGAGCAGGACGCGCACGCCCACTGGCAGAGCGGGTCCGCCGAGTACGCGTGGCTGAAGGCCGACCTCGCCGCGCATCCGACCGGGCCGAAGTTCGCGTTCTTCCACTTCCCGCTGCGCTCCGACAGTGCGAGCGAGCCGAGCGACACCTTCCTCGCGGACGTGGAGCAGACGTTGCTGGACGGCGGTGTCGACCTCGTCTTCAACGGCCACTCGCATCTGTACCAGCGCAACAGCGCCGGCGCGGGACGGATCGTCTCGTATGTCACGGGAGGCGGCGGCGCCGATGTGCACTCCGTGGGCGAGAACGGCTGCTCGGCGACCGACGCGTACGGGATCGGCTGGTCGTACAGCCGTAACCGCGGCTCGGCCTGCGGCGCGGCGACCGCTCCCACGGACGACGCGCAGGTCTACCACTTCCTGAAGGTGACGGTGGACGGCACCTCGGTGACGGTCGCGCCCACCGACTCGCTGGGGCAGACCTTCGACGTGCAGACCTACACGGTCACTCCGTGA